In Pochonia chlamydosporia 170 chromosome 3, whole genome shotgun sequence, the following are encoded in one genomic region:
- a CDS encoding aldo/keto reductase (similar to Metarhizium robertsii ARSEF 23 XP_007822512.2), with amino-acid sequence MKFEQSETWIGEWMRKRGNRDQMVISTKYTTNFKAGPNHPHIMANCVGNGTKSLHVSVNASLKKLQTDYIDLLYIHWWDFSASIPEVMQSLNQLVATGKVLYLGISDAPAWIVSKANEYARNHGLRQFSVYQGRWSASCRDLERDVIPMCKAEGMAITPWGSLGGGNFKTEEARRSNEGRKSEISDADVKTSQALEAIAVRKNTAITSIALAYIMHKTPYVFPVIGGRKVEHLKGNIEALTIELTDEEVQEIESAVPFDLGFPHNFLWGQQVPNPLQNIWLLSTAGDFDHVEDAKPIKPKKYGE; translated from the exons atgaaa TTTGAGCAATCAGAAACATGGATTGGCGAGTGGATGAGAAAACGTGGCAACCGCGACCAGATGG TCATCTCCACCAAGTACACGACCAACTTCAAGGCTGGCCCCAATCACCCTCacatcatggccaactgtgttggaaatggcacAAAGAGTCTACATGTATCTGTCAATGCCAGCTTGAAAAAGCTGCAAACTGACTACATTGACCTTTTATATATTCATTGGTGGGACTTCAGCGCGTCCATTCCAGAAGTTATGCAATCTTTGAACCAGCTAGTCGCTACTGGCAAAGTCCTGTACTTGGGGATCAGTGATGCTCCGGCTTGGATTGTGAG CAAGGCTAATGAATATGCCCGAAACCATGGTCTTCGCCAGTTCTCTGTCTACCAAGGGCGATGGTCCGCCTCTTGTCGGGATCTAGAACGTGATGTCATTCCCATGTGCAAAGCTGAAGGCATGGCCATCACTCCTTGGGGCTCACTTGGTGGTGGAAACTTTAAGACAGAAGAAGCTCGAAGGTCCAACGAAGGTCGTAAATCAGAGATTAGCGACGCCGATGTCAAAACGAgtcaagcacttgaggcgATCGCAGTCCGCAAAAACACGGCCATCACTAGTATTGCATTGGCCTACATAATGCACAAGACGCCATATGTGTTTCCCGTCATAGGGGGGCGAAAGGTGGAACATCTGAAGGGTAATATTGAGGCACTCACCATCGAACTTACAGATGAAGAGGTTCAGGAAATCGAGAGCGCTGTGCCCTTTGATTTGGGCTTCCCACATAACTTCCTATGGGGGCAACAGGTACCCAATCCGTTGCAGAATATCTGGTTATTATCAACCGCCGGAGACTTTGATCATGTCGAGGATGCCAAG CCCATCAAGCCGAAGAAATATGGAGAGTAG
- a CDS encoding glycosyltransferase family 2 (similar to Nectria haematococca mpVI 77-13-4 XP_003046499.1), whose product MGSKELAARFVRPLIAWIEATPVHILLVCFMLLIILGLGCLFVLLHLVAPKPRPVIPSEKTYITSSPSGKPTTPQQLPCWHDRWLAERRLQEEKRVRPHEAYPTPDAGNIEPAELRLSVVFPAYNEEDRILPTLEEAVEYLDKHVGRSKTTKTPFSPSTRRHQRGHSNAKTDKELGGYEILIVNDGSKDKTVQVALDFAHKHELHDILRVVTLVKNRGKGGGVTHGLRHVRGEYVLFADADGASRFSDVSRLMEGCEEVIDGSSRGVAIGSRAHLVGSEAVVKRSALRNFLMRSFHLVLTILTPPATSRIRDTQCGFKLFSRESLPHIVPYMHTEGWIFDIEMLMLAESAPATPVLGSDGSVIGTSPGIKVAEVPIEWHEVGGSKLNVIQDSIKMAIGLAVLRASWMMGVYRRRLT is encoded by the exons ATGGGCTCCAAGGAGCTCGCGGCTCGCTTTGTGCGGCCGCTGATTGCATGGATCGAAGCGACTCCTGTTCACATCTTGCTCGTCTGCTTCATGCTGCTGATTatccttggacttggttgT CTCTTCGTTCTCCTCCACCTGGTAGCgccgaaaccacgacctgTCATCCCCTCCGAAAAGACATACATTACCTCCAGCCCGTCAGGGAAACCAACCACGCCTCAACAACTGCCATGTTGGCACGACCGTTGGCTGGCCGAACGTCGCCTCCAAGAGGAGAAGCGTGTTCGTCCTCACGAAGCATATCCGACACCTGAcgctggcaacattgaacccgCCGAATTACGCCTAAGCGTCGTGTTCCCCGCGTATAATGAAGAAGATCGAATCTTGCCCACGTTAGAAGAAGCTGTCGAGTATCTCGACAAACATGTCGGCCGAAGCAAGACCACCAAGACGCCATTCAGCCCCAGCACCAGACGTCACCAGCGTGGACACTCTAATGCCAAGACGGACAAGGAGCTGGGCGGCTACGAGATCCTAATTGTCAATGACGGTAGCAAGGACAAGACCGTACAGGTGGCGCTGGATTTTGCCCATAAGCATGAACTCCATGACATTCTTCGCGTGGTGACTCTGGTTAAGAATAGAGGAAAAGGCGGGGGTGTCACTCACGGCCTGCGGCACGTAAGAGGCGAGTATGTGCTCTTTGCGGATGCGGATGGCGCATCGCGCTTCAGCGACGTGAGCAGGTTGATGGAGGGAtgtgaagaagtcattgATGGATCATCCCGAGGCGTAGCCATTGGAAGTCGAGCACACCTGGTTGGCAGCGAAGCCGTTGTCAAG CGTTCCGCCCTGCGCAACTTTCTAATGCGGTCCTTCCATCTGGTCCTCACTATACTCACACCGCCTGCGACATCACGTATCCGCGACACCCAATGCGGCTTCAAGCTCTTCTCGCGCGAGTCCCTTCCCCATATCGTGCCGTACATGCACACCGAAGGATGGATCTTCGACATTGAGATGCTCATGCTTGCGGAGTCGGCGCCCGCTACGCCCGTCCTCGGTAGCGATGGTAGTGTTATTGGCACTAGTCCTGGTATCAAGGTTGCTGAAGTGCCTATCGAGTGGCATGAGGTGGGGGGTAGTAAGTTGAATGTTATCCAGGacagcatcaagatggctATTGGGCTGGCTGTTTTGCGAGCGAGTTGGATGATGGGTGTGTATCGCAGACGGTTGACTTGA
- a CDS encoding squalene epoxidase (similar to Metarhizium acridum CQMa 102 XP_007807644.1): MSSQSTSASGDARIRREQYHEADVVVVGAGIFGCAIAYALADQGRSVLLLERWMTEPNRIVGELLQPGGIAALKQLGLGHCVDGIDAIPCKGYNVIFNHIPSLIPYPTIDDDGNVIYAWGGQGKEGKRPEGRSFHHGRFIMQLRRACLAHENITVVETEVIKTLRGEYTDQILGVETRTKDPETGAKKPDYFFGQLTIIADGYKSVFRKETIGDKKPIVKSKFYALELIDTTLPQQNYGHVVIGKNTFPTLLYQIGTHETRALFDVPTGIPAASPAAGGVRNYIKNVAIPALPPSVRPAALKALEDGKIPPSMPNSWLPPTKQIPNGLILLGDAFNMRHPLTGGGMTVAFNDALLLSRLLDPSKVPNFEDSKAIRAAVNVFYWRRKNITSIVNVLAQALYTLFAADDRQLHALQLGCFEYFQRGMTDGPCGLLGGIIQRPAVLAYHFFSVAFLSLWLNALAICAGPLGIFKAPLALIDAVLILWKASCVFLPLVWREGFQ, encoded by the coding sequence ATGTCCTCGCAATCCACCAGCGCATCGGGGGACGCCCGAATACGCCGCGAGCAGTACCACGAGGccgatgtcgtcgtcgtcggcgcaGGCATCTTTGGATGCGCCATTGCGTATGCCCTCGCCGACCAGGGCCGTTCAGTTCTGCTACTTGAGCGATGGATGACGGAACCTAATCGAATTGTCGGAGAATTACTACAGCCCGGTGGCATCGCTGCATTGAAGCAGTTGGGTCTTGGCCACTGCGTCGATGGCATCGATGCCATTCCCTGCAAAGGCTACAACGTCATATTCAACCACATCCCGTCGCTGATTCCGTACCCGACCATagacgacgacggcaacGTTATATATGCTTGGGGTGGACAGGGCAAAGAGGGAAAGCGACCTGAGGGACGATCATTCCACCATGGCAGGTTCATCATGCAACTAAGACGGGCTTGTCTTGCTCACGAGAATATCACCGTTGTGGAAACCGAAGTAATCAAGACCCTGCGCGGCGAATACACAGACCAAATTTTGGGTGTCGAAACCCGAACCAAGGATCCGGAAACTGGCGCGAAGAAGCCTGATTACTTCTTCGGCCAGTTGACAATCATCGCCGACGGCTACAAGTCGGTTTTTCGCAAGGAAACCATTGGCGACAAGAAGCCCATTGTCAAGAGTAAATTTTACGCACTAGAGCTCATCGATACTACTTTACCGCAACAAAACTACGGGCACGTCGTCATCGGAAAGAATACATTCCCGACCTTGTTATACCAAATCGGTACACATGAGACTCGCGCGCTCTTCGACGTACCTACAGGTATCCCAGCGGCATCACCCGCGGCTGGCGGTGTCCGCAACTATATAAAAAACGTGGCGATTCCCGCTCTCCCACCGTCAGTTCGACCCGCTGCCCTCAAGGCCCTCGAAGACGGCAAGATCCCGCCCAGCATGCCCAACAGCTGGCTCCCCCCGACAAAGCAGATCCCCAACGGACTCATTCTCCTCGGCGATGCGTTCAACATGCGACATCCCCTCACCGGCGGAGGCATGACCGTCGCTTTCAACGACGCTCTCCTCCTATCACGACTCCTCGACCCGTCAAAAGTACCCAATTTTGAAGACTCCAAGGCCATCAGGGCAGCCGTCAACGTCTTCTACTGGCGTCGCAAAAACATCACCTCCATCGTCAATGTCCTCGCACAAGCTCTGTACACGCTCTTCGCCGCAGACGACCGCCAGCTACACGCCCTTCAGCTCGGCTGCTTCGAGTATTTCCAGCGTGGCATGACCGACGGACCGTGCGGTCTCCTCGGTGGCATTATCCAGCGCCCTGCCGTCTTGGCATACCACTTCTTCTCGGTTGCGTTTCTGTCGCTGTGGTTGAATGCCCTGGCTATCTGTGCTGGTCCccttggcatcttcaaggCTCCGCTGGCGCTGATTGATGCAGTCCTCATTCTGTGGAAGGCCAGTTGTGTGTTTTTGCCGCTCGTATGGCGCGAGGGCTTTCAGTAA